A single genomic interval of Apis cerana isolate GH-2021 linkage group LG2, AcerK_1.0, whole genome shotgun sequence harbors:
- the LOC107996621 gene encoding uncharacterized protein LOC107996621 isoform X2: MELRGWVKVVYCDYTASGRSLQFLEEYIAKEVLPYLGDTRASTSICSLQSSLFRHEARDIVRHAVGAGEQDAVLFTGQGTAAALRALLRHLDLSKSTVVFVGPFEHHANLRPWREHGVRIIRVSETREGFLDLNDLDRSLIKMRSEGVTQMIGCFSAASCITGVLADDVATTLLLHQYGALSIWDYTTAAPYVQIDMNPHLPGVGETTVHKDAIIFAGHKFIGGVQSPGVLVTKRSLLKDKIATEDMRDSHHYHRDAELREESGTAGVVEAIRCGLAVQLKENVTPRAIVARQDKISRQVLAHVRTIPELILLGSGSQNVKRLPIFSFMVRHPRGTFLHHNFVCAVLNDVFGIQARGGCACAGRYAHDLMGIDQQLAKEYQKALIEGERNVEKNEETNAEGLRPGFAKLSFPFFMSEAEVAFVLEALKMVATEGWKLLPQYVLNPDTGEWRHHTNSVFKERKWLSTIRYTDGKMNASERRVSGTGVLPQNYGDCLQTARNIFNRARKMAQRYPLQIDRSYNFVSERFESLRWFMLPSEAQDLLLGNSQNVKQDVPFNPMLSWSKHGHHTPTTTHDSLVNSLALANSIRRLNSDIPRTGNVPISPNSPRHRSLPALSSARKTLLNATEFHHASSSSGAGSGSEEEPRSVSAEMESSKGQRSPATCPSSPTPVRFAVGEAVTPSALGAMPAHAASRPAKEQRELIEPSSAGRVRCNSLGSSSGAAAADPANRNVASSSSSPIPPLPLSPQTLTSLGLGGNNGSNYSKQRRHHCSCSSQTDLNSLELDNGSPSHSILSLNCHTATSPPSSYSSVSDYTEKFVGVGGRSSPISANGGQRSEDDLRAYVKEMTKELATEIKSEIREVISKVDDALSETNTSENTPQHHSRNLNAIGQLSVEEKQARHDSFTASDIAEYLMEFSKEMASEVKSEIRCMVNAVDGLHRHSPDASASDVSSNGCGSPDRGRVVQPSASARISAARRSGPIEISGKVGELTQQESKMSSECSSDETVIYVMKPAEGEQIVSRKRSKTDDEEVVADLDDDLNDDDPQERGGLEIGDARKVLPKIYSAVNSVSSQDSGINLSFHESDKSLDSVDLKRSSSAESNSTNSYGRKPRTSSMTALSNKSNSCKQQQVRQNDDFSEDEECSSNDLKEEEDGGDQGAAFESKDGKVEVCRPQWHCPPKNIWKPAVEAMQEFDMIRDNDRVLVCLSADCKSSLSLLHALHQYRFYVRSKGVDFEIGAATVHANGSNPVELAGYLKGLNVPYFREEEAASNGNGKCNSGDDRGGEGVDASGACSFCDRATRAQLYTIAKRHNYNVLAVGQHLDDLTEGFLVSVFHGGKLRTMKAHYYIRRQDLRVVRPFVYVREKALRQFVETKKLLVTRGIGSSDLPEKRKRSKELILGQERAYPRLYWSLRTALRPLIDAHEQQIDLDLVSPVVNTPGSSSSGSSGCCSLAVGSGGNGQGGASGQQKRQQRRAKANSISSVGPVVQWQAGEQDENEDETDEEPVL, translated from the exons ATGGAACTTCGTGGGTGGGTGAAAG TGGTCTACTGCGACTACACCGCCTCCGGAAGGTCGCTGCAATTTCTCGAGGAGTACATCGCGAAGGAAGTGCTGCCATATTTGGGCGACACCCGAGCGTCCACCTCCATCTGCAGCCTCCAATCCTCTCTGTTCAG ACACGAAGCCAGAGACATCGTCCGACACGCGGTGGGAGCTGGAGAGCAGGATGCGGTTCTTTTCACGGGTCAAGGCACGGCGGCTGCCCTCCGCGCGCTTCTGCGACACCTCGACCTCTCCAAATCCACTGTGGTCTTCGTTGGACCGTTCGAGCATCACGCGAATCTCCGCCCTTGGCGGGAGCATGGAGTCAGG ATAATACGAGTGTCGGAGACCCGGGAGGGCTTCTTAGACTTGAACGATCTCGATCGAAGCTTGATCAAGATGCGATCCGAGGGTGTTACGCAAATGATCGGATGCTTCAGCGCTGCCAGTTGCATAACCGGGGTTTTGGCAGATGACGTCGCCACgaccctcctcctccatcaGTATGGGGCGCTCAGTATCTGGGATTACACCACAGCAG CCCCGTACGTACAGATCGACATGAACCCACATCTGCCGGGCGTCGGTGAGACGACCGTGCACAAAGACGCGATTATTTTCGCCGGGCACAAGTTCATCGGCGGCGTACAGTCACCCGGAGTGCTGGTCACCAAACGATCCCTCCTCAAAGATAAAATCGCCACGGAGGACATGAGGGATTCCCATCACTACCACCGGGACGCGGAACTCCGCGAGGAGAGCGGCACCGCGGGTGTCGTGGAGGCCATCAGATGCGGACTCGCGGTTCAACTGAAGGAGAACGTGACGCCTCGAGCGATCGTCGCTCGTCAAGATAAGATATCGAG GCAAGTGTTGGCACACGTGCGCACGATTCCGGAACTGATTCTGCTGGGCAGCGGCTCGCAGAATGTTAAGAGGCTACCGATCTTCTCGTTCATGGTTCGTCACCCGCGCGGCACGTTCCTCCACCACAACTTCGTGTGCGCCGTGTTGAACGACGTGTTCGGTATACAGGCGCGTGGCGGCTGCGCGTGTGCCGGCCGTTACGCTCACGACCTGATGGGGATCGACCAACAACTCGCCAAGGAATACCAGAAAGCTTTGATAGAGGG GGAGCGGAACGTGGAGAAGAACGAGGAGACGAACGCGGAGGGTTTGAGGCCCGGATTCGCGAAACTGTCGTTCCCCTTCTTCATGTCCGAGGCGGAGGTCGCTTTCGTTCTCGAGGCGTTGAAGATGGTCGCGACCGAAGGATGGAAGTTGCTGCCGCAGTACGTGTTGAACCCGGACACGGGGGAATGGAGGCATCACACGAACAGCGTGTTCAAGGAGCGCAAGTGGCTGAGCACCATCAGATACACGGACGGGAAGATGAACGCCTCCGAGAGGCGGGTGTCCGGGACGGGCGTGCTTCCTCAGAACTACGGCGACTGTTTGCAGACGGCGCGCAATATTTTCAACCGGGCGAGGAAAATGGCGCAGAGGTACCCGCTCCAGATAGACCGCAGCTACAATTTCGTTTCGGAACGGTTCGAGTCCCTCCGGTGGTTCATGCTGCCGAGCGAGGCGCAGGACCTCCTCCTGGGCAACTCGCAGAACGTGAAGCAAGACGTGCCTTTCAATCCGATGCTGTCTTGGAGCAAGCACGGCCATCACACGCCGACCACCACCCACGACAGCTTGGTCAACTCGCTCGCCCTCGCGAACAGCATCCGCCGACTGAACAGCGACATCCCCCGGACGGGGAACGTGCCGATCTCCCCCAATTCGCCGAGGCACCGAAGCCTGCCTGCGTTGAGCTCGGCGAGAAAGACGCTGTTGAACGCGACCGAGTTCCATCACGCGTCGTCGTCCTCCGGGGCGGGGAGCGGGAGCGAGGAGGAGCCGCGCTCGGTCTCGGCCGAGATGGAGTCGAGCAAGGGCCAAAGGTCGCCCGCCACTTGCCCGAGCTCGCCGACGCCCGTCAGATTCGCGGTCGGCGAGGCCGTGACGCCGTCGGCCCTCGGCGCGATGCCCGCCCACGCGGCCAGCCGGCCGGCCAAGGAGCAAAGGGAGCTGATCGAGCCGTCGAGCGCCGGCCGAGTCAGGTGCAACTCCCTGGGAAGCAGCAGCGGCGCCGCCGCCGCGGACCCCGCCAACCGAAACGtggcctcctcctcctcctccccgatCCCCCCGCTCCCCCTCAGCCCGCAAACGTTGACGAGCCTCGGGCTGGGCGGGAACAACGGGAGCAACTACTCGAAGCAGAGGCGCCACCACTGCAGCTGCAGCAGCCAGACGGATTTGAACTCGTTGGAGTTGGACAACGGGAGCCCGAGCCACTCGATCTTGTCGTTGAATTGTCACACAGCGACCTCGCCCCCCTCCTCCTACTCGTCGGTCAGCGATTACACGGAGAAGTTCGTAGGGGTGGGGGGCAGGTCGTCGCCGATCTCGGCGAACGGCGGCCAAAGGTCGGAGGACGATCTGAGGGCTTACGTGAAGGAGATGACGAAGGAGTTGGCGACCGAGATCAAGTCGGAGATACGGGAGGTGATCTCGAAAGTGGACGACGCCCTGTCGGAGACGAACACGTCGGAGAACACGCCGCAGCATCATTCCCGGAACCTGAACGCGATCGGGCAGCTCTCGGTCGAGGAGAAACAGGCGAGGCACGATTCGTTCACGGCGAGCGACATCGCGGAATACTTGATGGAGTTCTCCAAGGAGATGGCCAGCGAGGTCAAGTCCGAGATCAGGTGCATGGTGAACGCGGTGGACGGGTTGCACAGGCACTCGCCCGACGCGTCCGCTTCCGACGTGTCCTCGAACGGGTGCGGCTCTCCCGACAGAGGGAGGGTGGTTCAACCGTCGGCGTCCGCGAGGATATCGGCCGCGAGGCGAAGCGGCCCGATAGAGATCTCCGGCAAGGTGGGCGAGCTGACCCAGCAGGAGAGCAAGATGTCCAGCGAGTGTTCGTCCGACGAGACGGTGATCTACGTGATGAAGCCGGCCGAGGGCGAGCAGATCGTGAGTCGCAAGCGGTCGAAAACGGACGACGAGGAGGTGGTGGCCGACCTGGACGACGACTTGAACGACGACGATCCCCAGGAGCGCGGCGGTTTGGAGATAGGCGACGCGAGGAAGGTCCTGCCGAAAATTTATTCCGCGGTGAACTCGGTCAGCTCCCAGGACAGCGGTATCAACCTGTCGTTTCACGAGAGCGACAAATCCCTCGACTCGGTCGACTTGAAGCGCAGCAGCAGCGCCGAGTCGAACTCGACCAACAGCTACGGTCGCAAGCCGAGGACCTCCTCGATGACCGCTCTGTCCAACAAGTCCAACAGTTGCAAGCAGCAACAAGTCCGTCAGAACGACGACTTCTCCGAGGACGAGGAGTGCTCGAGCAACGACttgaaggaggaagaggacggGGGGGACCAGGGGGCGGCCTTCGAGTCGAAGGACGGGAAGGTGGAAGTGTGCCGACCTCAGTGGCACTGCCCGCCGAAGAACATCTGGAAGCCAGCCGTCGAGGCGATGCAGGAGTTCGACATGATTCGGGACAACGACCGGGTGCTGGTTTGCCTGTCGGCCGATTGCAAAAGCTCCCTCTCGTTGTTGCACGCGTTGCACCAATACCGATTCTACGTGAGGTCGAAGGGGGTTGACTTCGAGATCGGCGCCGCGACCGTGCACGCGAACGGATCCAACCCCGTGGAACTGGCCGGCTATCTCAAGGGTTTGAACGTCCCTTACTTCCGCGAGGAGGAAGCTGCGAGCAACGGGAACGGCAAGTGCAACAGCGGCGACGatcgagggggggagggggtggacGCGAGCGGGGCGTGCAGCTTTTGCGATCGGGCGACCAGGGCGCAGTTGTACACGATCGCCAAGCGACACAATTACAACGTTTTGGCAGTGGGCCAACATCTGGACGATCTGACCGAGGGTTTCCTCGTCTCGGTGTTTCACGGCGGCAAGCTGAGAACCATGAAAGCCCACTATTACATACGCCGCCAGGATCTCAGGGTCGTGCGGCCGTTCGTTTACGTGCGGGAGAAGGCGTTGAGGCAATTCGTCGAGACCAAGAAGCTACTGGTCACAAGGGGAATCGGGTCGAGCGACCTTCCCGAG AAGCGGAAGCGAAGCAAGGAGCTGATCCTCGGACAAGAACGCGCTTATCCTCGCCTCTACTGGTCCCTGAGAACGGCTCTCCGGCCGCTGATCGACGCCCACGAGCAACAGATCGACCTGGACCTGGTCTCGCCCGTGGTCAACACGCCGGGCAGCAGTTCGAGCGGTTCGAGCGGGTGCTGCAGCCTGGCCGTGGGCAGCGGCGGGAACGGGCAGGGTGGCGCGAGCGGGCAGCAGAAGAGGCAGCAGCGAAGAGCGAAGGCGAACTCGATCTCGTCGGTCGGGCCGGTCGTCCAGTGGCAGGCGGGCGAGCAGGACGAGAACGAGGACGAGACCGACGAGGAGCCGGTCCTTTGA
- the LOC107996621 gene encoding uncharacterized protein LOC107996621 isoform X1 encodes MSCTVKISCGKNWSGSQRRINSLAEETTCPTSGSASCAGLAGQPTAVVSTTATTSTSTITNTVNPSTLTTSSQRLAPSRPVKSITAKKGEDTTKLLKYIDDNVIGKNGTFFGPFGRRKVVYCDYTASGRSLQFLEEYIAKEVLPYLGDTRASTSICSLQSSLFRHEARDIVRHAVGAGEQDAVLFTGQGTAAALRALLRHLDLSKSTVVFVGPFEHHANLRPWREHGVRIIRVSETREGFLDLNDLDRSLIKMRSEGVTQMIGCFSAASCITGVLADDVATTLLLHQYGALSIWDYTTAAPYVQIDMNPHLPGVGETTVHKDAIIFAGHKFIGGVQSPGVLVTKRSLLKDKIATEDMRDSHHYHRDAELREESGTAGVVEAIRCGLAVQLKENVTPRAIVARQDKISRQVLAHVRTIPELILLGSGSQNVKRLPIFSFMVRHPRGTFLHHNFVCAVLNDVFGIQARGGCACAGRYAHDLMGIDQQLAKEYQKALIEGERNVEKNEETNAEGLRPGFAKLSFPFFMSEAEVAFVLEALKMVATEGWKLLPQYVLNPDTGEWRHHTNSVFKERKWLSTIRYTDGKMNASERRVSGTGVLPQNYGDCLQTARNIFNRARKMAQRYPLQIDRSYNFVSERFESLRWFMLPSEAQDLLLGNSQNVKQDVPFNPMLSWSKHGHHTPTTTHDSLVNSLALANSIRRLNSDIPRTGNVPISPNSPRHRSLPALSSARKTLLNATEFHHASSSSGAGSGSEEEPRSVSAEMESSKGQRSPATCPSSPTPVRFAVGEAVTPSALGAMPAHAASRPAKEQRELIEPSSAGRVRCNSLGSSSGAAAADPANRNVASSSSSPIPPLPLSPQTLTSLGLGGNNGSNYSKQRRHHCSCSSQTDLNSLELDNGSPSHSILSLNCHTATSPPSSYSSVSDYTEKFVGVGGRSSPISANGGQRSEDDLRAYVKEMTKELATEIKSEIREVISKVDDALSETNTSENTPQHHSRNLNAIGQLSVEEKQARHDSFTASDIAEYLMEFSKEMASEVKSEIRCMVNAVDGLHRHSPDASASDVSSNGCGSPDRGRVVQPSASARISAARRSGPIEISGKVGELTQQESKMSSECSSDETVIYVMKPAEGEQIVSRKRSKTDDEEVVADLDDDLNDDDPQERGGLEIGDARKVLPKIYSAVNSVSSQDSGINLSFHESDKSLDSVDLKRSSSAESNSTNSYGRKPRTSSMTALSNKSNSCKQQQVRQNDDFSEDEECSSNDLKEEEDGGDQGAAFESKDGKVEVCRPQWHCPPKNIWKPAVEAMQEFDMIRDNDRVLVCLSADCKSSLSLLHALHQYRFYVRSKGVDFEIGAATVHANGSNPVELAGYLKGLNVPYFREEEAASNGNGKCNSGDDRGGEGVDASGACSFCDRATRAQLYTIAKRHNYNVLAVGQHLDDLTEGFLVSVFHGGKLRTMKAHYYIRRQDLRVVRPFVYVREKALRQFVETKKLLVTRGIGSSDLPEKRKRSKELILGQERAYPRLYWSLRTALRPLIDAHEQQIDLDLVSPVVNTPGSSSSGSSGCCSLAVGSGGNGQGGASGQQKRQQRRAKANSISSVGPVVQWQAGEQDENEDETDEEPVL; translated from the exons TGGTCTACTGCGACTACACCGCCTCCGGAAGGTCGCTGCAATTTCTCGAGGAGTACATCGCGAAGGAAGTGCTGCCATATTTGGGCGACACCCGAGCGTCCACCTCCATCTGCAGCCTCCAATCCTCTCTGTTCAG ACACGAAGCCAGAGACATCGTCCGACACGCGGTGGGAGCTGGAGAGCAGGATGCGGTTCTTTTCACGGGTCAAGGCACGGCGGCTGCCCTCCGCGCGCTTCTGCGACACCTCGACCTCTCCAAATCCACTGTGGTCTTCGTTGGACCGTTCGAGCATCACGCGAATCTCCGCCCTTGGCGGGAGCATGGAGTCAGG ATAATACGAGTGTCGGAGACCCGGGAGGGCTTCTTAGACTTGAACGATCTCGATCGAAGCTTGATCAAGATGCGATCCGAGGGTGTTACGCAAATGATCGGATGCTTCAGCGCTGCCAGTTGCATAACCGGGGTTTTGGCAGATGACGTCGCCACgaccctcctcctccatcaGTATGGGGCGCTCAGTATCTGGGATTACACCACAGCAG CCCCGTACGTACAGATCGACATGAACCCACATCTGCCGGGCGTCGGTGAGACGACCGTGCACAAAGACGCGATTATTTTCGCCGGGCACAAGTTCATCGGCGGCGTACAGTCACCCGGAGTGCTGGTCACCAAACGATCCCTCCTCAAAGATAAAATCGCCACGGAGGACATGAGGGATTCCCATCACTACCACCGGGACGCGGAACTCCGCGAGGAGAGCGGCACCGCGGGTGTCGTGGAGGCCATCAGATGCGGACTCGCGGTTCAACTGAAGGAGAACGTGACGCCTCGAGCGATCGTCGCTCGTCAAGATAAGATATCGAG GCAAGTGTTGGCACACGTGCGCACGATTCCGGAACTGATTCTGCTGGGCAGCGGCTCGCAGAATGTTAAGAGGCTACCGATCTTCTCGTTCATGGTTCGTCACCCGCGCGGCACGTTCCTCCACCACAACTTCGTGTGCGCCGTGTTGAACGACGTGTTCGGTATACAGGCGCGTGGCGGCTGCGCGTGTGCCGGCCGTTACGCTCACGACCTGATGGGGATCGACCAACAACTCGCCAAGGAATACCAGAAAGCTTTGATAGAGGG GGAGCGGAACGTGGAGAAGAACGAGGAGACGAACGCGGAGGGTTTGAGGCCCGGATTCGCGAAACTGTCGTTCCCCTTCTTCATGTCCGAGGCGGAGGTCGCTTTCGTTCTCGAGGCGTTGAAGATGGTCGCGACCGAAGGATGGAAGTTGCTGCCGCAGTACGTGTTGAACCCGGACACGGGGGAATGGAGGCATCACACGAACAGCGTGTTCAAGGAGCGCAAGTGGCTGAGCACCATCAGATACACGGACGGGAAGATGAACGCCTCCGAGAGGCGGGTGTCCGGGACGGGCGTGCTTCCTCAGAACTACGGCGACTGTTTGCAGACGGCGCGCAATATTTTCAACCGGGCGAGGAAAATGGCGCAGAGGTACCCGCTCCAGATAGACCGCAGCTACAATTTCGTTTCGGAACGGTTCGAGTCCCTCCGGTGGTTCATGCTGCCGAGCGAGGCGCAGGACCTCCTCCTGGGCAACTCGCAGAACGTGAAGCAAGACGTGCCTTTCAATCCGATGCTGTCTTGGAGCAAGCACGGCCATCACACGCCGACCACCACCCACGACAGCTTGGTCAACTCGCTCGCCCTCGCGAACAGCATCCGCCGACTGAACAGCGACATCCCCCGGACGGGGAACGTGCCGATCTCCCCCAATTCGCCGAGGCACCGAAGCCTGCCTGCGTTGAGCTCGGCGAGAAAGACGCTGTTGAACGCGACCGAGTTCCATCACGCGTCGTCGTCCTCCGGGGCGGGGAGCGGGAGCGAGGAGGAGCCGCGCTCGGTCTCGGCCGAGATGGAGTCGAGCAAGGGCCAAAGGTCGCCCGCCACTTGCCCGAGCTCGCCGACGCCCGTCAGATTCGCGGTCGGCGAGGCCGTGACGCCGTCGGCCCTCGGCGCGATGCCCGCCCACGCGGCCAGCCGGCCGGCCAAGGAGCAAAGGGAGCTGATCGAGCCGTCGAGCGCCGGCCGAGTCAGGTGCAACTCCCTGGGAAGCAGCAGCGGCGCCGCCGCCGCGGACCCCGCCAACCGAAACGtggcctcctcctcctcctccccgatCCCCCCGCTCCCCCTCAGCCCGCAAACGTTGACGAGCCTCGGGCTGGGCGGGAACAACGGGAGCAACTACTCGAAGCAGAGGCGCCACCACTGCAGCTGCAGCAGCCAGACGGATTTGAACTCGTTGGAGTTGGACAACGGGAGCCCGAGCCACTCGATCTTGTCGTTGAATTGTCACACAGCGACCTCGCCCCCCTCCTCCTACTCGTCGGTCAGCGATTACACGGAGAAGTTCGTAGGGGTGGGGGGCAGGTCGTCGCCGATCTCGGCGAACGGCGGCCAAAGGTCGGAGGACGATCTGAGGGCTTACGTGAAGGAGATGACGAAGGAGTTGGCGACCGAGATCAAGTCGGAGATACGGGAGGTGATCTCGAAAGTGGACGACGCCCTGTCGGAGACGAACACGTCGGAGAACACGCCGCAGCATCATTCCCGGAACCTGAACGCGATCGGGCAGCTCTCGGTCGAGGAGAAACAGGCGAGGCACGATTCGTTCACGGCGAGCGACATCGCGGAATACTTGATGGAGTTCTCCAAGGAGATGGCCAGCGAGGTCAAGTCCGAGATCAGGTGCATGGTGAACGCGGTGGACGGGTTGCACAGGCACTCGCCCGACGCGTCCGCTTCCGACGTGTCCTCGAACGGGTGCGGCTCTCCCGACAGAGGGAGGGTGGTTCAACCGTCGGCGTCCGCGAGGATATCGGCCGCGAGGCGAAGCGGCCCGATAGAGATCTCCGGCAAGGTGGGCGAGCTGACCCAGCAGGAGAGCAAGATGTCCAGCGAGTGTTCGTCCGACGAGACGGTGATCTACGTGATGAAGCCGGCCGAGGGCGAGCAGATCGTGAGTCGCAAGCGGTCGAAAACGGACGACGAGGAGGTGGTGGCCGACCTGGACGACGACTTGAACGACGACGATCCCCAGGAGCGCGGCGGTTTGGAGATAGGCGACGCGAGGAAGGTCCTGCCGAAAATTTATTCCGCGGTGAACTCGGTCAGCTCCCAGGACAGCGGTATCAACCTGTCGTTTCACGAGAGCGACAAATCCCTCGACTCGGTCGACTTGAAGCGCAGCAGCAGCGCCGAGTCGAACTCGACCAACAGCTACGGTCGCAAGCCGAGGACCTCCTCGATGACCGCTCTGTCCAACAAGTCCAACAGTTGCAAGCAGCAACAAGTCCGTCAGAACGACGACTTCTCCGAGGACGAGGAGTGCTCGAGCAACGACttgaaggaggaagaggacggGGGGGACCAGGGGGCGGCCTTCGAGTCGAAGGACGGGAAGGTGGAAGTGTGCCGACCTCAGTGGCACTGCCCGCCGAAGAACATCTGGAAGCCAGCCGTCGAGGCGATGCAGGAGTTCGACATGATTCGGGACAACGACCGGGTGCTGGTTTGCCTGTCGGCCGATTGCAAAAGCTCCCTCTCGTTGTTGCACGCGTTGCACCAATACCGATTCTACGTGAGGTCGAAGGGGGTTGACTTCGAGATCGGCGCCGCGACCGTGCACGCGAACGGATCCAACCCCGTGGAACTGGCCGGCTATCTCAAGGGTTTGAACGTCCCTTACTTCCGCGAGGAGGAAGCTGCGAGCAACGGGAACGGCAAGTGCAACAGCGGCGACGatcgagggggggagggggtggacGCGAGCGGGGCGTGCAGCTTTTGCGATCGGGCGACCAGGGCGCAGTTGTACACGATCGCCAAGCGACACAATTACAACGTTTTGGCAGTGGGCCAACATCTGGACGATCTGACCGAGGGTTTCCTCGTCTCGGTGTTTCACGGCGGCAAGCTGAGAACCATGAAAGCCCACTATTACATACGCCGCCAGGATCTCAGGGTCGTGCGGCCGTTCGTTTACGTGCGGGAGAAGGCGTTGAGGCAATTCGTCGAGACCAAGAAGCTACTGGTCACAAGGGGAATCGGGTCGAGCGACCTTCCCGAG AAGCGGAAGCGAAGCAAGGAGCTGATCCTCGGACAAGAACGCGCTTATCCTCGCCTCTACTGGTCCCTGAGAACGGCTCTCCGGCCGCTGATCGACGCCCACGAGCAACAGATCGACCTGGACCTGGTCTCGCCCGTGGTCAACACGCCGGGCAGCAGTTCGAGCGGTTCGAGCGGGTGCTGCAGCCTGGCCGTGGGCAGCGGCGGGAACGGGCAGGGTGGCGCGAGCGGGCAGCAGAAGAGGCAGCAGCGAAGAGCGAAGGCGAACTCGATCTCGTCGGTCGGGCCGGTCGTCCAGTGGCAGGCGGGCGAGCAGGACGAGAACGAGGACGAGACCGACGAGGAGCCGGTCCTTTGA